In the Sphingobacterium sp. PCS056 genome, CATCCAATGATTGGCCCATGATTACGGTATACTTACGATCATTAGACACATTTTCAATTTCACTAATTGCAGAAGAAAAGAATGGTTCAGAAAGGCTTGGTAATAAAACACCGATCGTAAACGTTTTTCGTTGCTTAAAAAATATAGCCGTTTGATTTGGCTCGTAATTCAATTCCTCAGCCACTTTTTTCACACGCATGGTCGTCACTAACCCAATACTTGGATGATCATTCAATGCTCGAGATACAGTAGATGGCGAAATTTTTAGCTTCTTAGCTATTTCTTTGATTGTGGTTGGTTTATCCCCTTGCATACTCATAGTCGAATCTCACTAAATTTACATTCCGATAAATATAACATTTTTTAGCATATTTTTAGAATAAGAGTTTTATTTAAGAAAAGACAGATTTAAATGCAAATTATAAACAATTGACTATCAATAGCTAAATCGAAAAACTACCGATCAATATGTACAAATTCACTTTTAGCTATTTGAAGTTCTTCAGCGATAAAATCCAAGGGTTCCAGATTACGAAACTGCAACTCATCGACAAAATATACCCTTAATTTAGAAGCCAATGCACCCCATTCAATATGCTTTATTTTATTCAATTGCATTAACGGATTACCTTTTGTCAAAATACAAATCTGTTTACCATCAGTAACAATAGCGTTCAACAATTCTATGATACCATCCTTCATCAATAATTTAACTGGTAGTACCGCGTTGACAAATAGTCGCTCAAAATGCTCTTTATACTTCAGATCAAAATGAAAATTATCTGCCGCATGCTCAAAAATTAGCTCTTCACCCTGATGCTCCAAATGATCTTTAAAGAAAGAAACCAAATCAGCTTGAGGCGGAAAAGTCTCCGTAAACTCCAAAAAGTTAGCAAAGAGATAATACACCTGTAATACATAATCTCGCTTTGGATAAATAACGTCATCCAATTCAAAAATAAAAACTTTTTTATCTGAAGGAAAGTCCTGATATTTTAACATAAAAATTAATCTTTTGCCACAGCACACAGAGCGAAATCATCGCCCGAGTCAGAAATTATAAACAAACCGTCCATGGATGAATCAACCGTTTCAAAATCATTAAGTAAAGATTTACCAGCAATTAATAAAACCAAAGCCAATTCTTTGCTCGGATTCTCAATTACAAAGTAGTCTTGCAATACATCATGCGAGGGTACAATTACTTTAATATCATATTCTTCAAATAAAACTTTAGCCTCAGATAAAGGTTCAAATTCATAACTCCCCAAAGGCAAAACGTAATCAATATGTTGGTCTAAACTTATTTTTAGTACTTCATGCGCATATGTCGGCATTAGCCCAGCTGGAATTTTAAAATATTTTCCAGAATTTAATAACAGCGATGGAATTTCTTCCGAACTCGCAAAAAAAACATCAAATTCATGCTCTAATAGCTTAGCAATACGCTGTCCTAACCCTCTAGTACCAAAGGTTATCAGTATTCTTTTCTTCATCAGAATAATTATTTAATTAATGAGTGTTAGCTATGTAGATATTATTGAGCCCGTTTCACTCGATTTTAAAAACGTTGAAGCTATCATAAACACGAGATACCACGTAAAAGTATGCCAACAGTATTCATGATGTTCAACATATATTATAATGCAATCACATTCCCGTCGCGCATATGAATGGTGCGATCAGAGATACGAGCCAACTCCTCATTATGAGTAACGATAACAAAAGTTTGTTGAAATTTATCTCTAAGATCAAAAAACAATTGATGTAGTGCCGTAGCATTCTCCGAATCCAAATTACCAGAAGGTTCATCAGCAAGGATAATAAATGGATTATTAATCAGCGCACGCGCAACCGACACCCGCTGTTGTTCTCCTCCGGACATATGTGTAGGTTTATGGCTGGCACGATGTGCTACACCAAGCAAATCCAATATCTCCATGGCACGAATCTCTGCCTCTTTACGTCCTACACCTTTGATAAAAGCAGGTATACATACATTCTCTAATGCCGTAAATTCAGGTAGTAAATGATGAAACTGAAACACAAAACCGATGTGTTCATTGCGAAATGCACTGAGTTTTTTTGCGCTCAAACCACTAATATTAGTCCCATTAATATACAATTCACCTTTATCAGCCAAATCCAAAGTCCCGATAATGTGAAGAAGCGTACTTTTTCCAGCCCCAGAGGCGCCAACAATACTCACGATTTCACCTTTTGCAACTTCGATATCCACACCTTTTAAAATAGGCAAAGGACCATATGATTTGAAAATACTTTTGGCTTGTAACATCATATGACAAAGTTAAATATTTTTTACGAACAAACCCTTTGAATAAATCAAGACCTTTTAACTCCATATCCGCCAATTAGTATATAATAAAAGTCAATTTAAGCTAAATTTATGCTCCAGAACTTGACCATTCACTTAAAAAATAATACTTTTACAACACAAACATTTTTGCAATGAACATTCACGAATATCAAGGAAAAGAAATACTTAAAAGTTTTGGCGTAAGAGTACAAGAAGGTATTGTTGCTGAAACTCCAGAGCAAGCTGTAGAAGCTGCTAAAAAATTGAAAGAAGAATACAATTCGGACTGGGTTGTAATCAAGGCTCAAATTCATGCTGGTGGTCGCGGTAAAGGTGGTGGCGTTAAATTAGCTAAAAACCTAGAAGAAGTATCACAACGTGCTACAGATATCATCGGTATGCAATTAGTAACTCCTCAAACTGGTGCTGAAGGTAAAAAAGTAAATAAAGTATTAGTTGCTCAAGATGTTTACTATCCTGGTGAAAGTGAAACTAAAGAATTTTATGTATCTGTGTTATTAGACCGTACAAAAGGTCGTAATATCATTATGTATTCTACAGAAGGTGGAATGGATATTGAAGAAGTAGCAGAGAAAACTCCAAACTTAATCTTCAAAGAAGAAATCGACCCTAAAGTTGGTTTACAAGGTTTCCAAGCACGTAAAATTGCTTTCAACTTAGGTTTAACAGGTGCTGCACACAAAGAAATGGTGAAGTTCGTTGCTGCTTTATACAAAGCATACGATTCAACAGATTCTTCGATGTTCGAAATCAACCCTGTATTAAAAACATCTGACGATAAAATTTTAGCTGTAGATGCGAAAGTAGATTTAGATGAAAACGCATTATACCGTCACCCAGATTATGCAGCATTACGCGATGTAACTGAAGAAGATCCTACAGAAGTCGAAGCTGGTAAATCTAACTTAAACTACGTAAAACTTGATGGTAACGTAGGTTGTATGGTAAATGGTGCCGGTCTTGCAATGGCAACCATGGACATCATCAAAATTGCTGGTGGTGAGCCTGCAAACTTCTTAGATGTAGGTGGTACTGCAAATGCTGAAACTGTAAAAGCTGGTTTTAATATTATTTTATCAGATCCAAATGTAAAAGCAATCTTAATTAACATTTTCGGTGGTATCGTTCGTTGTGACCGTGTAGCACAAGGTGTAATTGATGCTTACAATGAAATCGGTAATATCCCTGTACCAATTATCGTACGTCTTCAAGGTACTAATGCTGCTGAAGCAAAAAAACTAATTGATGATTCAGGCTTACAAGTTTATTCTGCAATTCAATTACATGAAGCTGCTGAATTAGTAACAAAAGTATTAAAAGGTTAATTTCCCTTTAAAAACAATATCAAAAGCCTCTGGAAATTTTCAGAGGCTTTTTTAATTGAATAAATATATACAATTTCTAAATAAATCACTGATTTTTATAAATTATACGCTATTTTTGAATCTCGTATAAAAAAATAAGATCCTGATCTGATATTTAGACCTTATTTGAAATGCTACAATAAAAATGGAACATACTCGTATAAAAGAATTATTAAATGCCACTGATTTTGGGCATGAAGTTATTGTTAAAGGTTGGGTTAAAACTTTCCGTAACAATCAATTTATAGCAATTAATGATGGATCTTCCGTTCACAATATCCAAGCAGTAGTTGATTTTGAAAACACACCAGAAGCTTTGTTAAAAAGAATCACAACTGGTGCTGCATTACGTGTAAAGGG is a window encoding:
- a CDS encoding ABC transporter ATP-binding protein — translated: MLQAKSIFKSYGPLPILKGVDIEVAKGEIVSIVGASGAGKSTLLHIIGTLDLADKGELYINGTNISGLSAKKLSAFRNEHIGFVFQFHHLLPEFTALENVCIPAFIKGVGRKEAEIRAMEILDLLGVAHRASHKPTHMSGGEQQRVSVARALINNPFIILADEPSGNLDSENATALHQLFFDLRDKFQQTFVIVTHNEELARISDRTIHMRDGNVIAL
- a CDS encoding HAD family hydrolase codes for the protein MLKYQDFPSDKKVFIFELDDVIYPKRDYVLQVYYLFANFLEFTETFPPQADLVSFFKDHLEHQGEELIFEHAADNFHFDLKYKEHFERLFVNAVLPVKLLMKDGIIELLNAIVTDGKQICILTKGNPLMQLNKIKHIEWGALASKLRVYFVDELQFRNLEPLDFIAEELQIAKSEFVHIDR
- the sucC gene encoding ADP-forming succinate--CoA ligase subunit beta; the protein is MNIHEYQGKEILKSFGVRVQEGIVAETPEQAVEAAKKLKEEYNSDWVVIKAQIHAGGRGKGGGVKLAKNLEEVSQRATDIIGMQLVTPQTGAEGKKVNKVLVAQDVYYPGESETKEFYVSVLLDRTKGRNIIMYSTEGGMDIEEVAEKTPNLIFKEEIDPKVGLQGFQARKIAFNLGLTGAAHKEMVKFVAALYKAYDSTDSSMFEINPVLKTSDDKILAVDAKVDLDENALYRHPDYAALRDVTEEDPTEVEAGKSNLNYVKLDGNVGCMVNGAGLAMATMDIIKIAGGEPANFLDVGGTANAETVKAGFNIILSDPNVKAILINIFGGIVRCDRVAQGVIDAYNEIGNIPVPIIVRLQGTNAAEAKKLIDDSGLQVYSAIQLHEAAELVTKVLKG